One genomic segment of Agromyces intestinalis includes these proteins:
- a CDS encoding LysM peptidoglycan-binding domain-containing protein, which produces MPVTKTDTSSASLTHASIELLEPGKTPGVPGPKIGSIEFQMNPKEITMSKSAGWKVEKQKKASSAPPATYQGPDPQKLSVELFLDDTRGGGGDTVVARVEKLFQACAPTKDSQRGDTPSPPWVRFTWGVLAGFVGYIKSVSAKYTLFSPTGTPLRAVCTVALEEIADAPAKQNPTSGGLKPRRVHVVHEGDTLAGIAYREYGNAALWRQVAEVNGIDDPIRLLPGRSVFLPSGDELAGPSGREAARAEVARVVG; this is translated from the coding sequence ATGCCCGTCACCAAGACCGACACCTCGAGCGCGAGCCTCACGCACGCGTCGATCGAACTGCTCGAACCCGGCAAGACCCCGGGCGTGCCCGGGCCGAAGATCGGCTCCATCGAGTTCCAGATGAACCCGAAGGAGATCACGATGTCGAAGTCGGCGGGGTGGAAGGTCGAGAAGCAGAAGAAGGCGTCCTCGGCGCCGCCCGCGACCTACCAGGGGCCGGACCCGCAGAAGCTGTCGGTCGAGCTGTTCCTCGACGACACCCGCGGCGGCGGGGGCGACACCGTCGTCGCCCGGGTCGAGAAGCTGTTCCAGGCGTGCGCGCCCACGAAGGACTCGCAGCGCGGCGACACCCCGTCGCCGCCGTGGGTGCGGTTCACCTGGGGCGTGCTGGCCGGATTCGTCGGCTACATCAAGTCGGTGTCGGCGAAGTACACGCTGTTCTCGCCGACCGGCACCCCGCTGCGCGCCGTCTGCACGGTCGCGCTCGAGGAGATCGCCGACGCCCCCGCCAAGCAGAACCCGACCTCGGGCGGGTTGAAGCCCCGGCGCGTGCATGTCGTGCACGAGGGCGACACGCTCGCCGGCATCGCGTATCGCGAGTACGGCAACGCCGCGCTGTGGCGGCAGGTCGCCGAGGTGAACGGCATCGACGACCCGATCCGGCTCCTGCCCGGCCGCAGCGTGTTCCTGCCGTCGGGGGACGAGCTTGCCGGCCCGAGCGGGCGCGAGGCTGCGCGAGCGGAGGTGGCCCGTGTCGTCGGTTGA
- a CDS encoding phage tail protein has translation MIEDTKIAVGVSYVVKIDGEQLGEFSSCDGLGVEVVMESREEGGNNSFVWQLPTRLKFPNVKLSRPVGSGTSQPILAWISKAPNITPSTAVIEAQNAIGEKIAGWQLSQVVPVRWSGPSLTPDQPKVLTETLELAHHGISGE, from the coding sequence ATGATCGAGGACACCAAGATCGCCGTCGGCGTCAGCTACGTCGTGAAGATCGACGGCGAGCAGCTCGGCGAGTTCTCGAGCTGCGACGGGCTCGGCGTCGAGGTCGTCATGGAATCGCGCGAAGAGGGCGGCAACAACAGCTTCGTATGGCAGCTGCCGACCCGGCTGAAGTTCCCGAACGTGAAGCTGTCGCGCCCCGTCGGGTCGGGCACCTCGCAGCCCATCCTCGCCTGGATCTCGAAGGCCCCGAACATCACGCCCAGCACGGCCGTCATCGAGGCGCAGAACGCGATCGGCGAGAAGATCGCCGGCTGGCAGCTCTCGCAGGTGGTGCCCGTGCGGTGGAGCGGCCCGTCGCTCACGCCCGACCAGCCGAAGGTGCTCACCGAGACCCTCGAACTCGCCCACCACGGCATCAGCGGAGAGTAG
- a CDS encoding DUF6760 family protein, translated as MTYPADRIHEEVAYVAYHFHWSLGDILDMEHAQRLRYVHEIAAINTRLSEER; from the coding sequence ATGACGTACCCGGCCGACCGCATCCATGAGGAGGTCGCGTACGTCGCCTACCACTTCCACTGGTCGCTCGGCGACATCCTCGACATGGAGCACGCGCAGCGTCTGCGGTACGTGCACGAGATCGCCGCGATCAACACCAGGCTCTCCGAGGAGCGCTGA
- a CDS encoding phage tail protein, with translation MALADAMDSSPAYAFKVTIDGIEVPKVTEVSGLKNEVDKIELKQQLADGKYVVIQLMGRPKAGEFTVTRGLTDSKTISDWLGVVMKGDVAGARKTAAVELLDYEGSPLKKYEFANCWVRSVEVNSLKAGATEQATEKFVVCYDESKVV, from the coding sequence ATGGCACTCGCAGATGCGATGGACTCGTCACCGGCCTACGCCTTCAAGGTCACCATCGACGGCATCGAGGTGCCGAAGGTGACCGAGGTGTCGGGCCTGAAGAACGAGGTCGACAAGATCGAGCTGAAGCAGCAGCTCGCCGACGGCAAGTACGTCGTGATCCAGCTCATGGGCCGCCCGAAGGCGGGTGAGTTCACGGTGACCCGCGGGCTCACCGATTCGAAGACGATCTCCGACTGGCTGGGCGTGGTGATGAAGGGCGACGTCGCCGGCGCGCGCAAGACCGCGGCGGTCGAACTGCTCGACTACGAGGGGTCGCCGCTCAAGAAGTACGAGTTCGCGAACTGCTGGGTGCGCAGCGTCGAGGTCAACTCGCTGAAGGCGGGCGCGACCGAGCAGGCGACCGAGAAGTTCGTGGTCTGCTACGACGAGTCGAAGGTGGTGTGA
- a CDS encoding phage tail sheath family protein, with protein sequence MPTYLSPGVYVNEIEAATRPIEGVGTAVAAFVGMAPKGPENTPTLVSNWTQFVDTFGGLYPGAYLAYSVYGYFLNGGGNCYVVRVATDGASGGGGGKSSGKRAEPKQLAAGPQTATIGNYVFTAKNASPNAKPISVEIADPGGEEVEEGAFKLVVTAEGRSPEVYEQVSPKPDSAAYVVSKVTAESKLVTVEELDPASAGVTPRTGTFDLAIPEPDEQPIVLDGVSAANYIGSPADRTGFGGLEEIEEVTMVAVPDLMAAYEQKAITLETVKAVQLAIIAHCELMGDRMAILDPPPDLSAQEVREWRRTGAGYDSKFATLYYPWIKVLDPVSGSNRFMPPSGHMAGVWARNDSERGVHKAPANEVVRGAVELATQLTRTEQELLNPIGVNALRAFPGRGIRVWGARTLSSDPAWRYVNIRRLFNYLEKSILGATQFAVFEPNDQALWGKLRRSISAFLVNEWRKGALFGATADQAFFVKCDEETNPAEVIDAGQVVCQIGVAPVKPAEFVIFELSQFSGGTSLVNE encoded by the coding sequence ATGCCCACCTACCTCTCTCCCGGCGTCTACGTGAACGAGATCGAAGCCGCCACCCGGCCGATCGAGGGCGTGGGCACCGCGGTGGCCGCCTTCGTCGGCATGGCGCCGAAGGGCCCCGAGAACACCCCGACCCTGGTCAGCAACTGGACCCAGTTCGTCGACACGTTCGGCGGCCTGTACCCCGGGGCGTATCTCGCGTACTCGGTCTACGGGTACTTCCTCAACGGCGGCGGCAACTGCTACGTCGTGCGCGTTGCGACCGACGGCGCGAGCGGCGGTGGCGGCGGCAAGAGCAGCGGCAAGCGCGCCGAGCCCAAGCAGCTCGCCGCGGGGCCGCAGACCGCCACGATCGGCAACTACGTCTTCACCGCGAAGAACGCCTCGCCCAACGCGAAGCCGATCTCGGTCGAGATCGCCGACCCGGGCGGCGAAGAGGTCGAGGAGGGCGCGTTCAAACTCGTCGTCACGGCCGAGGGCCGCTCGCCCGAGGTGTACGAGCAGGTCTCGCCCAAGCCCGACAGCGCCGCGTACGTGGTGTCGAAGGTGACCGCCGAGTCGAAGCTCGTGACCGTCGAAGAGCTCGACCCCGCATCGGCCGGCGTCACGCCGCGCACCGGCACGTTCGACCTCGCGATCCCCGAGCCCGATGAGCAGCCGATCGTGCTCGACGGCGTCTCCGCCGCGAACTACATCGGCAGCCCCGCCGATCGCACCGGCTTCGGCGGCCTCGAGGAGATCGAGGAGGTCACCATGGTGGCCGTGCCCGACCTGATGGCCGCCTACGAGCAGAAGGCGATCACCCTCGAGACGGTCAAGGCCGTGCAGCTCGCGATCATCGCGCACTGCGAGCTGATGGGCGACCGGATGGCGATCCTCGACCCGCCGCCCGACCTCTCGGCGCAGGAGGTGCGCGAGTGGCGCCGCACGGGAGCCGGATACGACTCGAAGTTCGCGACCCTGTACTACCCGTGGATCAAGGTGCTCGACCCGGTCAGCGGTTCGAACCGGTTCATGCCGCCGTCGGGACACATGGCGGGCGTGTGGGCGCGCAACGACTCCGAGCGCGGCGTGCACAAGGCGCCCGCGAACGAGGTCGTGCGCGGTGCCGTCGAACTCGCGACCCAGCTCACCCGCACCGAGCAGGAGCTGCTCAACCCGATCGGCGTGAACGCGCTGCGGGCGTTCCCGGGCCGGGGCATCCGGGTCTGGGGTGCGCGCACCCTGTCGAGCGACCCGGCCTGGCGGTACGTCAACATCCGGCGCCTGTTCAACTACCTCGAGAAGTCCATCCTCGGGGCGACCCAGTTCGCCGTCTTCGAGCCGAACGATCAGGCGCTCTGGGGCAAGCTGCGCCGGTCGATCTCGGCGTTCCTCGTGAACGAGTGGCGCAAGGGCGCGCTCTTCGGCGCGACCGCCGACCAGGCGTTCTTCGTCAAGTGCGATGAGGAGACCAACCCGGCGGAGGTCATCGACGCCGGCCAGGTCGTCTGCCAGATCGGCGTCGCGCCCGTGAAGCCCGCGGAGTTCGTGATCTTCGAGCTGTCGCAGTTCTCGGGCGGCACCAGCCTCGTCAACGAATGA
- a CDS encoding Hint domain-containing protein, translating to MQATAGNAAVARLMAHARADTGLRTASPPPSVPAAAVAARLEESAAAGPLPAPEVSSVAPATEPAAPPAPPPPPTAPPSDPPPLVLPVDAPTDGQRALLDHLRTEHAGASGRLATSVGARLADIDAARDDQSAVVAAAERAALARVTDQASASRATITADANAAAGTVAAAAAAQSAAIDADRAAQGQAARDAVTDRSDTARARGDEAAERSVAAADTGAEATRADAASRIGEARARSSGGTAADPEVRRAQQHAGAELIDDTGARVGEAAESAATQMHAQAQEVAGGARGIADQLGTSLAEQGTAVSNQLDGQATQAASAVASAAKSGSGSVASARDAALANAGRTADGAVARIRGEAARQQAALQRAAEDAKASVRSAAESAQAEAAADLASAGSQLVAAPLGTEGTATAAAAVAQHVSDGFGAVEASLGTMTTDVIGALGEAGAAAAGELDAASDRVGSALERGGATTAQGLAGTAASVGAGLAQVGQQHRGAASDTVARLNSAGDATLAQGESALGDLLAQHEGRLDQTRSEVTARTGEPVSSLDSRVESAQARAAERASKSWLENQVDDLVSSVFTWEFLAGLVVGLLVAVIIIGTAGTATPFVIMAAGIAAGAAGAAAGTITHNAREGKSGTALFDDVLRNSLIGGLAGGVGAGVYLFGAGVVAGAGLTGGWAIAGGIITLEAAAIISNTVANVAAGRPWDENLLTAMLLAPLIELIAGRFTPKGRPEPEVPIRPEDPVVPRSPGPEEPVAPRRPTPDEPDRPVTPDEEDPRRPRRPKDEPERIPEGVTDEDVHIEDEFRPARDPNDPEVNPGVCFRAGTVVATPSGDATIESLRPGDVVLAVELATGLVGPRRVLQIHRRTTRRWVRIVAGTTMLHATPRHPFRTRSRDGWADAWVDAWVDAAQLEPGAVLVTASGEVHVERVEFVELDAEEATHNLTVEADENYLVGTARVLVHNLTESRLAYLSRPGYRNYTLRRNGVVYYSGMAGPNTTRADLEGRHSRNRNRFRPPADELVFEPGTREYGESRLMEQRLAEQHDTIIGRDGENYRGNRQEPLAADKLPEYLEYEQFKRGCG from the coding sequence ATGCAGGCGACCGCCGGCAACGCGGCGGTGGCGCGGCTCATGGCCCACGCCCGCGCGGACACCGGGCTGCGCACGGCGAGTCCGCCGCCATCCGTCCCGGCGGCGGCCGTCGCGGCGCGACTCGAGGAGTCCGCGGCGGCCGGTCCCTTGCCGGCCCCCGAGGTCTCGTCGGTCGCGCCGGCCACCGAGCCCGCCGCACCGCCAGCGCCGCCACCCCCGCCGACGGCTCCGCCGTCCGACCCGCCGCCGCTCGTATTGCCGGTCGACGCGCCGACCGACGGACAGCGCGCACTCCTCGATCATCTGCGCACCGAGCACGCCGGCGCATCCGGGCGTCTCGCGACGAGCGTGGGCGCGCGGCTGGCCGACATCGACGCCGCACGCGACGACCAGTCCGCGGTGGTCGCGGCCGCCGAACGGGCGGCGCTGGCCCGGGTGACAGATCAGGCCTCGGCATCCCGGGCGACCATCACGGCCGATGCGAATGCTGCGGCGGGAACGGTGGCCGCCGCCGCCGCCGCGCAATCCGCGGCGATCGACGCCGACCGCGCCGCACAGGGGCAGGCCGCGCGCGACGCGGTCACCGATCGGTCCGACACCGCCAGGGCTCGCGGCGACGAAGCCGCAGAGCGGTCGGTCGCTGCCGCCGACACCGGCGCCGAGGCGACTCGGGCCGACGCCGCGAGCCGGATCGGCGAAGCGCGCGCCCGGAGCAGCGGGGGCACGGCCGCCGATCCCGAGGTGCGCCGCGCACAGCAGCATGCCGGGGCCGAGCTCATCGACGACACCGGAGCCCGGGTCGGCGAGGCTGCCGAGTCCGCCGCGACGCAGATGCATGCGCAGGCGCAGGAAGTCGCCGGCGGCGCCAGAGGGATCGCCGATCAGCTCGGCACCTCGCTCGCCGAGCAGGGCACGGCCGTGTCGAACCAGCTGGACGGCCAGGCCACGCAGGCGGCGTCGGCCGTCGCCTCGGCGGCGAAGTCTGGCTCCGGGTCGGTGGCGTCGGCGCGGGACGCCGCGCTCGCGAACGCCGGCCGCACGGCCGACGGCGCCGTCGCACGCATCCGCGGGGAGGCAGCCCGGCAGCAGGCCGCGCTGCAGCGCGCAGCCGAGGACGCGAAGGCGTCCGTGCGTTCGGCCGCGGAGTCCGCGCAGGCCGAGGCCGCGGCCGACCTGGCCTCGGCCGGATCGCAGCTCGTCGCCGCGCCGCTGGGCACCGAGGGCACGGCCACCGCCGCAGCCGCGGTGGCACAGCACGTCTCCGACGGGTTCGGCGCGGTCGAGGCTTCCCTCGGCACGATGACGACCGACGTCATCGGCGCGCTCGGCGAGGCCGGCGCCGCCGCGGCCGGCGAGCTCGACGCGGCATCCGATCGGGTCGGCAGCGCCCTCGAGCGCGGCGGCGCGACGACCGCGCAGGGGCTGGCCGGCACGGCGGCGTCCGTCGGCGCCGGGCTCGCCCAGGTCGGCCAGCAGCATCGCGGCGCGGCATCCGACACCGTCGCCAGGCTGAACTCGGCCGGCGATGCGACCCTCGCGCAGGGCGAGTCGGCGCTCGGGGACCTGCTCGCGCAGCACGAGGGCCGACTCGACCAGACCCGTTCGGAGGTCACCGCACGCACCGGAGAACCGGTGTCGTCGCTGGACTCTCGCGTCGAGAGCGCACAGGCACGGGCCGCGGAGCGAGCCTCCAAGAGTTGGCTCGAGAACCAGGTCGACGACCTCGTGAGCTCGGTGTTCACCTGGGAGTTCCTCGCGGGCCTCGTCGTCGGCCTGCTGGTGGCCGTGATCATCATCGGCACGGCGGGCACCGCGACGCCGTTCGTCATCATGGCGGCCGGAATCGCGGCGGGGGCCGCCGGAGCCGCGGCCGGCACGATCACCCACAACGCGCGCGAGGGCAAGTCGGGCACGGCGCTCTTCGACGATGTGCTGCGCAACTCGCTCATCGGCGGGCTCGCCGGCGGCGTGGGCGCGGGCGTCTACCTGTTCGGTGCGGGGGTCGTGGCCGGCGCGGGGCTGACGGGTGGATGGGCGATCGCCGGCGGCATCATCACCCTCGAGGCCGCGGCGATCATCTCGAACACGGTCGCGAACGTCGCCGCCGGTCGCCCGTGGGACGAGAACCTCCTGACGGCGATGCTGCTCGCACCCCTGATCGAGTTGATCGCCGGACGGTTCACGCCCAAGGGCCGCCCCGAGCCCGAGGTGCCAATCCGCCCCGAGGATCCGGTGGTGCCGCGCAGCCCCGGCCCGGAGGAGCCGGTCGCACCCCGTCGGCCGACGCCCGACGAGCCTGATCGCCCGGTCACCCCTGACGAAGAGGACCCCAGGCGGCCACGGCGCCCGAAGGACGAGCCCGAGCGTATTCCGGAAGGCGTGACCGACGAGGATGTCCACATCGAGGACGAGTTCCGGCCGGCTCGCGACCCCAACGACCCCGAGGTCAACCCTGGTGTCTGCTTCCGAGCCGGCACCGTCGTCGCCACGCCGTCGGGCGACGCGACGATCGAGTCGCTCCGGCCCGGCGACGTCGTGCTCGCGGTGGAGCTCGCGACGGGGCTCGTCGGTCCCCGGCGCGTCCTCCAGATCCACCGGCGCACGACCCGCCGCTGGGTCCGCATCGTGGCCGGGACGACCATGCTGCACGCCACGCCGCGTCACCCGTTCCGCACCCGGTCACGCGACGGGTGGGCGGACGCCTGGGTGGATGCCTGGGTGGATGCAGCGCAGCTCGAACCCGGCGCCGTGCTCGTCACGGCGTCGGGCGAGGTGCACGTCGAGCGTGTCGAGTTCGTCGAGCTCGATGCCGAGGAGGCGACCCACAACCTCACGGTCGAGGCCGACGAGAACTATCTCGTCGGCACCGCGCGTGTGCTCGTGCACAACCTCACCGAGTCGCGGCTGGCCTACCTCAGCCGGCCCGGCTACCGGAACTACACGCTGCGCCGCAACGGCGTCGTCTACTACTCGGGCATGGCCGGGCCGAACACCACGCGCGCCGACCTCGAGGGTCGCCACAGCCGCAACCGCAACCGCTTCCGACCCCCGGCCGACGAGCTCGTGTTCGAGCCGGGTACCCGCGAGTACGGCGAGTCCCGGCTCATGGAGCAGCGCCTGGCTGAGCAGCACGACACGATCATCGGCCGCGACGGCGAGAACTACCGCGGCAACCGGCAGGAGCCGCTCGCCGCGGACAAGCTGCCCGAATACCTTGAGTACGAGCAGTTCAAGCGCGGCTGCGGATAG